From the Actinomycetota bacterium genome, one window contains:
- a CDS encoding ABC transporter ATP-binding protein encodes MLEYRHMADVVLETHNLTKEFIKRKGISSPSNPFEKIVFSAVKGIDLTVRRGEIFGLLGPNGAGKTTLTKMLCTLVLPSAGKATICGFDLAKQQGKVKGKIALISSEERSFYWRLTGRQNLEFFAALHGLSKKVATERIEEVLEIVEMKDAAHRRFQEYSTGMKQRMGLARGLLADPEIFFMDEPTKGLDPIATWQLHEFIRSSLAASGKTVVVATHHLAEAEQICDRVGIMFGGEMLANGPVKELTGDATLSDFFRDLVEQTMVEGTET; translated from the coding sequence ATGTTAGAATACAGGCACATGGCCGACGTGGTTCTCGAAACTCATAATCTCACCAAAGAGTTTATCAAGCGCAAGGGTATCTCTTCGCCCAGCAATCCTTTCGAAAAGATCGTCTTTTCCGCAGTCAAGGGTATCGATCTGACCGTCAGGCGCGGGGAGATCTTCGGCCTCCTCGGTCCCAACGGCGCCGGAAAGACCACTCTTACCAAGATGCTCTGCACGCTGGTGCTGCCCAGCGCCGGCAAAGCCACAATCTGCGGCTTCGACCTGGCCAAACAGCAGGGAAAGGTCAAGGGCAAGATCGCGCTTATCTCGAGCGAGGAGCGCAGCTTCTACTGGCGCTTGACCGGAAGGCAGAACCTTGAATTTTTCGCCGCGCTCCACGGCCTCTCCAAGAAAGTCGCAACCGAACGCATCGAGGAAGTGCTCGAGATCGTCGAGATGAAGGATGCCGCGCACCGGCGCTTCCAGGAATATTCTACAGGGATGAAACAGCGAATGGGACTGGCGCGGGGTCTGCTCGCCGATCCGGAGATCTTTTTCATGGACGAACCGACCAAAGGCCTCGATCCCATCGCCACCTGGCAGCTTCACGAATTCATCCGCAGCAGCCTGGCCGCCTCAGGAAAGACGGTGGTCGTCGCGACCCACCATCTGGCTGAAGCGGAGCAGATCTGCGATCGCGTCGGCATCATGTTCGGCGGCGAGATGCTCGCCAACGGACCGGTAAAAGAGCTGACCGGTGACGCGACCCTCTCCGACTTCTTCCGCGATCTCGTCGAACAGACCATGGTGGAAGGAACAGAGACCTGA
- a CDS encoding ABC transporter permease: MKKINSLQYYGLVRELTLTDFKLKYKASFFGYLWSLAKPLMLFGVLLVVFSKFLKLGGSIPDYPVYLLLGIVLWTFFIEATFSSLTSIVSKGDLIRKVYFPRIILTISASVTASITLLLNIVVVLIFMFFSKISLTVTAPLILALMIEFFILTAGVSLILASLFVRFRDIAHIWEVAAQVLFYATPILYPLSLVPESLGQIIMLNPLAQIIQDSRYVLITNETGTVFNTLSFPLNVVPYAMPFVVFAAGYWIFQKEASKFAEEI; the protein is encoded by the coding sequence ATGAAAAAAATTAACTCACTCCAATATTACGGATTGGTAAGGGAACTAACCCTTACCGATTTCAAACTCAAATACAAAGCCTCGTTTTTCGGCTATCTCTGGTCACTGGCAAAACCCCTGATGCTCTTCGGTGTGCTGCTGGTCGTATTCTCGAAGTTTCTCAAGCTGGGCGGAAGCATCCCCGATTATCCAGTCTATCTCCTGCTCGGCATCGTCCTATGGACTTTCTTCATCGAAGCGACCTTCTCATCGCTGACCTCGATCGTCAGCAAGGGCGACCTGATCCGGAAGGTTTATTTCCCGCGGATCATCCTGACCATTTCCGCTTCGGTGACAGCGTCGATCACCCTGCTTCTGAACATCGTCGTCGTGCTTATATTCATGTTCTTCTCCAAGATCTCACTGACGGTGACGGCGCCGCTGATTCTGGCGTTGATGATCGAGTTCTTCATCCTCACCGCGGGGGTTTCGCTTATTCTGGCGTCGCTGTTTGTTCGTTTCCGCGACATCGCCCACATCTGGGAAGTTGCCGCCCAGGTCCTTTTCTATGCGACGCCGATTCTTTACCCCCTGAGCCTGGTGCCGGAGAGTCTCGGCCAGATCATCATGCTGAACCCTCTGGCCCAGATCATCCAGGACAGCCGCTACGTCCTCATCACCAATGAGACCGGGACCGTTTTCAACACGCTCTCTTTTCCGCTCAACGTGGTCCCTTATGCGATGCCGTTTGTTGTCTTTGCCGCCGGTTACTGGATTTTCCAGAAAGAAGCCTCCAAGTTCGCCGAAGAGATCTGA
- a CDS encoding glycosyltransferase family 4 protein, producing the protein MRIGIEGLPLLFHRTGTSTYTHELVQNLRRLNLGDQVLLFARNQRMAGDSYHNISYAERIANYLYKEYRLPVELAEQNVDVYHSPRDMGLPEPGRLPCPSVMTLHDIILVRLASDYYSPARARLYERRLREKVEGADHVVTISEFSRNDILDWSGIDPGKISVITDGVNEKFQPVTDEQELAQVTNRYQLPPRFALCVGSTEPRKNIRTAIKAFGQLRRVRADVHLVITGVDYCRVAPEEAFAGLDLEGVHFTGYVHDFDMPAIYSLAQVLVFPSLYEGFGLPPLEAMACGTPVVTSNSTAIPEIVGDAAVLIDPRNAAELAGAVEMVLSSQDMRMELIEKGKKQSAIYSWRTMAAETRKIYEKVISGR; encoded by the coding sequence ATGAGAATCGGTATCGAAGGCCTCCCTCTCCTGTTTCACCGGACAGGAACCTCCACTTATACGCATGAGCTGGTACAGAACCTGCGGCGGCTGAATCTGGGAGACCAGGTGCTGCTCTTCGCGCGCAACCAGCGCATGGCGGGGGATTCCTATCACAACATCTCTTACGCCGAGCGGATCGCCAATTACCTCTATAAAGAGTATCGGTTGCCCGTGGAGCTCGCCGAACAGAACGTGGATGTCTACCATTCGCCGCGAGACATGGGCCTTCCCGAGCCGGGGCGGCTTCCATGTCCGAGCGTGATGACGCTGCATGACATCATCCTGGTGCGGCTGGCGTCCGACTATTACAGCCCCGCGCGGGCGCGTCTTTACGAGCGGCGCCTGCGGGAAAAGGTAGAGGGGGCCGACCACGTCGTCACCATCTCGGAATTCTCGCGCAATGACATCCTTGACTGGAGCGGCATCGATCCGGGCAAGATCAGCGTCATCACCGACGGCGTCAATGAGAAGTTCCAGCCGGTGACCGACGAGCAGGAACTGGCCCAGGTGACCAACCGCTACCAGCTGCCGCCCCGCTTCGCGCTCTGCGTCGGCTCCACCGAGCCCCGCAAGAACATCCGCACCGCGATCAAGGCGTTCGGGCAGTTGCGCCGGGTTCGCGCCGACGTGCACCTGGTGATAACCGGAGTCGATTATTGCCGGGTCGCTCCTGAGGAAGCATTCGCCGGCCTCGACCTTGAAGGGGTCCATTTCACCGGCTATGTCCACGATTTCGACATGCCGGCGATATACAGCCTGGCGCAAGTCCTGGTCTTCCCTTCCCTTTATGAAGGGTTCGGCCTGCCGCCGCTTGAGGCGATGGCCTGCGGCACACCGGTGGTCACCTCAAACTCCACCGCCATTCCCGAGATCGTCGGCGACGCCGCCGTGCTGATAGATCCCCGCAACGCCGCCGAGTTGGCCGGGGCCGTCGAGATGGTGCTCTCTTCACAGGATATGCGCATGGAGCTGATCGAAAAGGGTAAGAAACAGTCCGCCATCTATTCCTGGCGGACGATGGCCGCCGAGACCAGAAAGATCTATGAAAAGGTAATTTCCGGAAGGTGA
- a CDS encoding class I SAM-dependent methyltransferase, with the protein METRTDILELPSDLYSRNIIISEGIKKFKKDRGLERIRVLDLGGRNGKLSLFLDAEDELALLDRRKGDEENLIAGDATNMQFGDDSFDVVTSGDVFEHVPPDRRDRFIREALRVSSGLVIVAAPFADGQNEYAERVVNGYYKRLTGTDHEWLAEHIENGLPSAGDLESFFRSEGVGYSQCKSNNTDNWMILQSLIFYFVHFTSFQKNDEVLRSFFRTYNENIASIEDEAADCYRRIYFIAKNGEFDYSFPYVFDRKAKIDMIDKAFIVLAEAAEAMTAEFVSLHGHIRQQTDAIHTLENQLREAHRDVFEAQNAAKRQEQVILTMRASKFWQAREALARIVSFARRR; encoded by the coding sequence ATGGAAACCAGAACCGACATACTCGAACTGCCTTCAGACCTTTATTCCCGGAACATCATCATCTCCGAAGGAATAAAGAAGTTCAAAAAGGATCGGGGCCTGGAAAGGATCAGGGTTCTCGATCTGGGCGGCAGGAACGGCAAGCTTTCTCTTTTTCTGGACGCGGAAGACGAGTTGGCCCTGCTCGATCGGAGGAAAGGCGATGAAGAGAATCTCATCGCTGGCGACGCCACCAACATGCAGTTCGGGGACGACTCGTTCGACGTGGTCACCTCGGGCGATGTCTTCGAGCATGTCCCGCCCGATCGGCGGGACCGATTCATCCGGGAAGCGCTGAGGGTCTCCAGCGGGCTTGTGATTGTCGCCGCTCCCTTCGCGGATGGCCAGAACGAGTACGCGGAACGGGTAGTGAACGGTTACTATAAACGCCTGACCGGCACAGACCACGAATGGCTGGCGGAGCACATAGAGAACGGTCTGCCCAGTGCCGGCGATCTCGAGAGTTTCTTCAGGAGTGAGGGGGTCGGCTACTCGCAGTGCAAATCAAACAACACCGACAACTGGATGATCCTGCAGTCCCTGATCTTTTATTTTGTCCACTTCACTTCCTTCCAGAAAAATGACGAGGTTCTCAGGAGCTTCTTCAGGACCTATAACGAGAACATCGCCTCAATTGAGGATGAGGCGGCGGATTGCTACCGGAGGATCTACTTCATTGCCAAAAATGGGGAATTTGACTACTCCTTCCCCTATGTTTTTGACCGCAAGGCGAAAATCGACATGATTGATAAGGCCTTTATCGTCCTGGCTGAAGCCGCTGAGGCGATGACGGCGGAATTTGTCTCCCTGCACGGCCACATCCGGCAGCAAACCGATGCTATCCACACCCTCGAAAACCAGCTGCGGGAAGCTCACCGGGACGTTTTCGAAGCCCAAAATGCCGCCAAGCGGCAGGAGCAGGTCATCCTGACCATGAGGGCCTCCAAATTCTGGCAGGCAAGGGAAGCACTGGCAAGAATCGTCTCGTTCGCCAGGCGCCGATAA
- a CDS encoding tRNA-dihydrouridine synthase → MAGISGRAFRLQARRFGAGLLTTEMVSSHGACYRNQRTQAMLELTEAEHPVAVQLFGASPDAMAEAARMAESSGADIIDINMGCPVRKVVKTGAGVALMGDEALAVSIAAAVVGAVQAPVTVKLRSGAGPAATALSLAGKLEATGVSALCIHPRLAGQGYKGKADHSLSRAMAQAASVPVIASGDIDGPPAAEELLAEGCAAVMIGRASQGNPWIFSDLLGGVAPHRRPIGIVLAELERFYNDMAAETGRERAVRQMRKFYGWYLKPFRPDAKLRDGLRRAEGFSQALELIAQSLAT, encoded by the coding sequence ATGGCAGGCATCAGCGGGCGCGCGTTCCGGTTGCAGGCCCGGCGCTTCGGGGCCGGGCTGCTGACCACGGAGATGGTTTCCAGCCATGGCGCCTGCTACCGGAACCAGAGGACGCAGGCGATGCTGGAGCTGACGGAAGCCGAGCACCCGGTCGCCGTGCAGCTGTTCGGCGCCAGTCCGGATGCCATGGCTGAGGCGGCGCGCATGGCTGAATCATCCGGCGCCGACATCATCGATATCAACATGGGCTGTCCGGTGCGCAAGGTGGTAAAGACGGGGGCGGGTGTGGCCCTTATGGGCGATGAAGCGCTGGCGGTAAGCATCGCTGCCGCCGTCGTGGGTGCCGTTCAGGCACCGGTGACGGTAAAGCTTCGCTCGGGGGCGGGTCCGGCTGCGACCGCCCTGTCGCTGGCCGGAAAGCTCGAGGCGACGGGGGTGTCCGCTCTTTGCATCCATCCACGGCTGGCCGGGCAGGGTTATAAAGGCAAAGCCGACCATTCACTTAGCCGGGCGATGGCCCAGGCGGCATCTGTGCCGGTGATAGCCAGCGGCGACATCGATGGCCCCCCGGCCGCCGAGGAGCTGCTGGCTGAGGGATGCGCCGCGGTGATGATCGGCCGCGCCTCGCAAGGGAACCCGTGGATATTCAGCGACCTGCTCGGCGGCGTTGCTCCCCATCGCCGTCCGATCGGGATCGTACTGGCCGAACTGGAGCGCTTCTACAATGACATGGCGGCCGAGACCGGCAGGGAGCGGGCGGTTCGCCAGATGAGGAAGTTCTATGGCTGGTATTTGAAGCCTTTCCGCCCGGACGCGAAGCTTCGCGACGGATTGAGGCGCGCGGAAGGATTCAGCCAGGCCTTAGAGCTGATCGCTCAGTCACTGGCCACATGA
- a CDS encoding N-acetylmuramoyl-L-alanine amidase — protein sequence MFKRGQTKILTGTAATALLAAAAVLFLPGFSGRTPPPETSGGDVVSSGADFQSGDQDGTSVAPSTKGGDLVLALDPSKSQGGYVSQPARADYAFNAVGLHWKADMPPGTDVNAEVRFSQDGEQWGDWQPVEKNGDELPDNFDQTKSAGETIGDLVFTDAARYFQYKLDLKSNAAGQSPAVTRMTASYIDGKGYHESLLSASRIERNVGAALSPPQASADPAIISRAQWGANEAYMTWPPEYSQPKKIVIHHTVTMNGDPDPAATIRTIYYYHAVSLGWGDIGYNFLIDQQGRIYQGRSGGNGVIGAHALGWNEGTIGISVLGNYSQTDINGAIYNAMVSLIIWKANLNNIDPNGSGYFEYYAGCNGGCNPTGIYAPNIVGHRDLAGNYTECPGNYLYARIPQFRAEASAQFHYPPDFANMMPSNANEIADNKPLISADVLGSAVLPSTITMSLDGVDITGGATRTSTLVSYRPPAPLAPGTHTVHTYVADSLGSTKTADWTFTIAATNYTPHDYIWTWYDGVNSRNWVLMANPASSSNSLFFDLYIAGRYMNLSPFAPTDGQCPGFCGSAQVQPGRSMTPLYNGVMGGMVIAPSLTGAKAITSQRTIWGQNSFEELPGFDSERLTDHYYWTWYDSASAGYKNWILVANPNASTVFYKIRIAGNEYQRGTINPGSSVTPIFMGIMGGPVEVQAWSDGVDGAVPAKIMASQRVLSNGGSAFNEVPGIPAAELSDRYLWTWYDMQSAGTRNWVLVANPNDSEIYYEITVAGHLTSSGTVPAGNRVTPTFPGTMGGPVEVQAWTDSGKSAPANVIASQRVVWGPSFEEVPGYPVSQLNSSYVWTWYDQKTAGTTNWALVSNPNAFPVNYEIRIAGTLFGSGTLQAGASATPTFPGTIGGPVEVKATTTCPSPQPANILASQRVLWNGSFNEVTGTVLDSVPGTSGGCGSTTVTSDASFEVKDGNGALLTTLAAGQTATVAYGGGSYLVQTSTGYSHSGDSYIRMSSPTGGIMQVTSYHDHPSWNQDLDDNRFRGAIEVRYSPASNKAWVVEDVPLEDYLKGIAETSSGDYTEYLKTMSTAARGYALWHLNNGGKYGPSEIFTLKNSRNGNGDDQQYKGYGLETRFPDLVSAVNATSGQAVTYGGNVAITPYYSNSDGRTRSALEAWGIDYWPWLQSVLDPDCNGMTLNGHGVGISAVGARARAGRGDSFRTILGYYYTGTAVQAVDTNKNIRIAITPVS from the coding sequence ATGTTCAAGCGTGGCCAGACAAAAATCCTCACCGGCACAGCCGCGACCGCACTGCTCGCCGCCGCTGCCGTCCTTTTCCTCCCCGGCTTCAGCGGCCGGACACCTCCACCGGAAACCAGCGGAGGTGACGTGGTGAGCTCGGGGGCGGATTTCCAGTCCGGCGACCAGGACGGAACCAGCGTGGCGCCTTCGACCAAGGGCGGCGACCTGGTGCTGGCCCTCGATCCTTCAAAGTCACAAGGCGGCTACGTTTCCCAGCCTGCCAGGGCCGACTATGCCTTTAACGCCGTTGGCCTTCACTGGAAGGCTGACATGCCCCCCGGCACCGACGTCAACGCCGAGGTCCGCTTCAGCCAGGATGGCGAGCAGTGGGGCGACTGGCAACCTGTGGAGAAAAACGGGGACGAGCTGCCGGACAACTTCGATCAGACCAAGTCGGCCGGCGAGACCATCGGCGATCTGGTGTTCACAGATGCCGCCAGATATTTCCAGTACAAGCTCGACCTCAAAAGCAACGCCGCCGGGCAATCGCCGGCAGTCACAAGGATGACCGCCAGTTATATTGACGGCAAGGGCTATCACGAGTCGCTGCTGTCCGCTTCCAGGATCGAGCGCAATGTCGGCGCGGCCCTGAGTCCGCCGCAGGCGAGCGCCGATCCCGCCATCATCTCGAGGGCCCAGTGGGGAGCCAACGAAGCTTACATGACCTGGCCTCCCGAGTACTCCCAGCCGAAGAAGATCGTCATCCACCACACCGTTACCATGAACGGCGACCCCGACCCGGCGGCCACGATCCGCACTATATATTATTACCACGCCGTCAGCCTGGGCTGGGGCGACATCGGTTACAACTTCCTGATCGATCAGCAGGGAAGGATCTACCAGGGCCGCTCCGGAGGCAACGGCGTCATCGGCGCCCACGCGCTCGGCTGGAACGAAGGCACGATCGGGATCTCGGTGCTGGGCAATTACAGCCAGACCGACATCAACGGCGCCATCTATAACGCCATGGTCAGCCTGATCATCTGGAAAGCCAACCTCAATAACATCGACCCGAACGGGTCGGGTTATTTTGAATATTATGCGGGCTGCAACGGCGGCTGCAATCCGACCGGAATCTATGCCCCCAACATCGTGGGCCACCGGGATCTTGCCGGCAACTACACCGAGTGCCCCGGCAATTACCTTTACGCCCGCATTCCCCAGTTCCGGGCCGAGGCCTCGGCCCAGTTCCATTACCCTCCCGATTTCGCCAATATGATGCCGTCAAACGCGAACGAGATTGCGGACAACAAACCGCTGATCAGCGCGGACGTCCTCGGCTCCGCCGTTCTGCCCAGCACGATAACGATGTCGCTCGACGGCGTCGATATCACCGGTGGCGCGACAAGGACCTCCACCCTCGTGAGCTACAGGCCGCCGGCGCCGCTGGCGCCCGGCACCCACACCGTACACACCTACGTCGCCGACTCGTTGGGCTCTACCAAGACCGCCGACTGGACGTTCACGATCGCCGCGACGAACTATACGCCGCATGACTACATATGGACCTGGTACGACGGCGTCAACAGCCGCAACTGGGTGCTGATGGCGAATCCGGCTTCGTCGAGCAACTCGCTGTTCTTCGACCTCTATATAGCCGGCCGGTACATGAACCTTTCGCCATTCGCACCGACTGACGGCCAGTGTCCCGGTTTCTGCGGCTCGGCTCAGGTGCAGCCCGGCCGATCGATGACGCCTCTTTATAACGGGGTCATGGGAGGCATGGTCATCGCGCCGTCGCTCACCGGCGCGAAGGCCATAACCAGCCAGCGCACCATCTGGGGACAGAATTCATTCGAGGAACTTCCCGGCTTCGATTCGGAGCGTTTGACCGACCATTACTACTGGACCTGGTACGACTCGGCCAGCGCCGGCTACAAGAACTGGATCCTGGTCGCCAACCCCAATGCCTCGACGGTCTTCTACAAGATCAGGATCGCCGGCAACGAATATCAACGGGGTACGATCAACCCCGGCTCGAGCGTGACGCCGATATTCATGGGCATCATGGGCGGTCCGGTCGAGGTGCAGGCCTGGAGTGACGGCGTCGACGGCGCCGTTCCCGCCAAGATCATGGCATCACAGCGGGTGCTCTCAAATGGCGGCTCGGCCTTCAACGAGGTGCCGGGCATTCCCGCAGCTGAACTCTCCGACCGCTATCTCTGGACCTGGTACGACATGCAGTCGGCCGGCACCCGCAACTGGGTGCTGGTGGCCAACCCCAACGACTCTGAAATCTATTATGAGATCACGGTCGCCGGTCACCTGACGAGCAGCGGCACTGTGCCGGCCGGAAACCGGGTGACGCCGACCTTCCCCGGTACCATGGGAGGCCCGGTCGAGGTGCAGGCGTGGACCGATTCCGGCAAGAGCGCGCCGGCGAATGTCATCGCCTCGCAAAGGGTCGTCTGGGGGCCATCTTTCGAGGAAGTCCCGGGCTACCCGGTTTCGCAGCTCAATTCTTCTTATGTCTGGACCTGGTACGACCAGAAGACGGCCGGCACCACCAACTGGGCGCTGGTTTCCAATCCCAACGCCTTCCCGGTCAACTACGAGATCAGGATCGCGGGCACCCTGTTTGGCAGCGGCACCCTGCAGGCCGGCGCCAGCGCCACGCCCACGTTTCCGGGAACCATAGGCGGACCGGTCGAGGTGAAGGCGACGACCACGTGCCCTTCCCCCCAGCCGGCAAACATCCTGGCCTCGCAGCGGGTTCTGTGGAACGGTTCCTTCAACGAGGTGACCGGCACCGTGCTCGACAGCGTGCCGGGAACATCAGGCGGCTGCGGCAGCACGACCGTGACCTCCGACGCCTCCTTCGAGGTAAAGGACGGCAACGGCGCCTTGCTGACGACCCTGGCGGCGGGCCAGACCGCCACTGTGGCTTACGGCGGCGGGTCCTACCTGGTGCAGACGAGCACAGGGTATTCGCACAGCGGCGACTCTTATATCAGGATGTCGTCACCGACCGGCGGCATCATGCAGGTGACTTCATATCACGATCATCCGAGCTGGAATCAGGATCTTGACGATAACAGGTTCCGCGGCGCCATCGAGGTGCGTTACTCACCGGCCTCAAACAAGGCCTGGGTAGTGGAAGACGTGCCTCTCGAGGATTATCTCAAGGGCATCGCCGAGACCAGCTCCGGCGATTACACCGAATATCTCAAGACCATGTCCACGGCCGCTCGCGGTTACGCGCTGTGGCACCTGAACAATGGCGGCAAGTACGGCCCCTCCGAGATCTTCACTCTCAAGAACAGCCGTAACGGCAACGGTGACGACCAGCAGTACAAAGGCTATGGGCTGGAGACGCGATTTCCCGATCTGGTTTCCGCGGTCAACGCCACCAGCGGGCAGGCTGTGACCTACGGGGGCAACGTCGCCATCACGCCCTACTATTCCAATTCAGACGGCCGTACGCGTTCGGCCCTGGAGGCATGGGGCATCGATTACTGGCCCTGGCTGCAGAGCGTTCTCGATCCGGACTGCAACGGGATGACCTTAAACGGCCACGGTGTCGGCATCAGCGCTGTGGGGGCCCGGGCACGAGCCGGCCGCGGCGACAGCTTCCGAACCATCCTCGGCTACTACTACACTGGAACCGCCGTGCAGGCCGTGGATACCAACAAGAACATCAGGATCGCCATCACCCCGGTCTCCTGA
- the polX gene encoding DNA polymerase/3'-5' exonuclease PolX, with the protein MPSNADIASILDTLAEMMELDEVNKFKVISVEKAAKRIAGVNYSIEERARAGTLTEVPDVGKSIAAKIEEIVATGKLGELEEYFQKYPPTLVEIERIQGVGPRTARKVWEELGVTTIAELETAARDGSIAGLPGMGQKSADNIIKAIGRLRARGHRLLLGEVLPIAEESVTALMKIPEAKNVTYAGSVRRMRETVKDLDIIATASVPEALTGVFCKLPMVAEVIGSGPTKCSVRTHTGLQIDLRVVPDGLYGNLLQHFTGSREHNVALRELAISKGLKVSEYGVEEAGTGEVHECDSEEEVYALLGLDYIPPELREEKGEIEAAAAGRLPRLIEESDLRGDLHVHSDWSDGHATIEEMALAARERGYKYLAMSDHTQSLGMVEGLSPERLDGQLQEIARVNRKLKGFRVFASAEVDVRSDGALDFPDEYLVRLDFVTVSIHSGFNQSRRQIMKRLSAAMENPHVRSIGHPTGRLINRREPYEVDIGKLIDMAARTGTALEINSHFQRLDLNDRHARMAQEAGVMLVINSDAHRPAHLDMLRYGIATARRGWIEADTVLNTMTTAKLDKFLKRPKTGKPVK; encoded by the coding sequence GTGCCCAGCAACGCCGATATAGCCAGCATCCTGGATACGCTAGCTGAGATGATGGAGCTGGATGAGGTCAACAAGTTCAAGGTCATCTCCGTGGAAAAAGCGGCCAAGCGCATCGCCGGGGTCAACTACTCGATAGAAGAGCGCGCCAGGGCCGGCACTCTGACGGAGGTCCCTGACGTCGGCAAGAGCATCGCCGCCAAGATCGAAGAGATCGTCGCCACCGGCAAGCTGGGCGAACTCGAAGAATATTTCCAGAAGTACCCTCCGACGCTTGTAGAGATCGAACGGATCCAGGGAGTCGGCCCCAGAACCGCCCGCAAGGTCTGGGAAGAACTGGGCGTCACCACCATCGCCGAACTCGAGACCGCCGCTCGCGACGGCAGCATCGCCGGCCTGCCGGGCATGGGCCAGAAATCCGCGGATAACATCATCAAGGCCATCGGCCGCCTGCGCGCCCGGGGCCACCGCCTGCTGCTGGGCGAGGTGTTGCCCATAGCCGAAGAATCGGTGACGGCGCTGATGAAGATTCCCGAGGCCAAAAACGTGACTTATGCCGGCAGCGTCCGTCGCATGAGAGAGACGGTCAAGGACCTGGACATCATCGCCACCGCATCGGTCCCGGAGGCGCTGACGGGAGTCTTCTGCAAACTGCCGATGGTCGCCGAGGTGATCGGCAGCGGCCCCACCAAGTGCTCGGTGCGAACCCATACCGGATTGCAGATCGATCTGCGTGTCGTGCCCGACGGCCTCTACGGCAACCTCCTGCAGCACTTCACCGGCTCCAGGGAGCACAACGTCGCCCTGCGAGAGCTGGCTATCTCCAAAGGCCTCAAAGTCAGTGAGTACGGGGTTGAGGAGGCCGGCACCGGCGAGGTGCATGAGTGCGATTCCGAGGAAGAGGTCTACGCCCTGCTGGGCCTCGATTACATCCCGCCAGAGCTTCGCGAGGAGAAGGGCGAGATCGAGGCGGCGGCTGCGGGCCGGCTGCCCCGCCTGATCGAGGAGAGCGATCTCAGAGGCGACCTGCACGTGCATTCCGACTGGAGCGACGGCCATGCCACCATCGAGGAGATGGCGCTCGCGGCCAGGGAGCGCGGCTATAAGTACCTGGCCATGTCCGACCACACCCAGTCCCTGGGGATGGTCGAGGGGCTGTCGCCCGAACGCCTCGACGGACAGCTGCAAGAGATCGCCCGGGTCAACCGTAAGCTCAAGGGTTTCCGCGTCTTCGCCAGCGCCGAGGTCGACGTCCGGTCCGACGGCGCTCTCGATTTTCCGGATGAATATCTCGTCCGGCTGGATTTCGTCACGGTCTCCATACATTCCGGCTTCAACCAGAGCCGGAGGCAGATCATGAAGCGCCTGAGCGCCGCCATGGAGAACCCGCATGTGCGCTCGATAGGCCATCCCACCGGCAGGCTTATCAACCGGCGCGAACCTTATGAAGTTGACATCGGGAAACTTATTGACATGGCGGCCAGGACCGGCACGGCCCTGGAGATAAACTCACATTTCCAACGGCTCGACCTCAACGACCGCCATGCCCGGATGGCACAGGAGGCCGGCGTGATGCTGGTCATCAACAGCGACGCGCACCGGCCGGCTCATCTCGACATGCTCCGCTACGGCATCGCCACCGCCCGCCGCGGATGGATCGAGGCGGACACGGTACTGAACACCATGACCACAGCAAAACTCGATAAATTCCTCAAGCGTCCGAAGACGGGAAAACCTGTAAAGTGA